The Tamandua tetradactyla isolate mTamTet1 chromosome 8, mTamTet1.pri, whole genome shotgun sequence genome includes a window with the following:
- the LOC143643202 gene encoding olfactory receptor 8C8-like produces MALDNDSSVTGFILMGLTDQPQLQLLLFFLFLVNYVATVVGNLCLIILICLNSHLHTPMYFFLFNLSFIDLCYSFVFTPKMLTSFNSERNIISFAGCMAQLFFFCFFVNSECYVLTAMAYDRYVAICKPLLYTVTMSPQVCFLLMSASYVLGFAGAMAHTGCMIRLTFCDSNIIDHYMCDIFPLLQLSCSSTYANELVASIIVGSVIIVSSVVIFISYALILFNVLHMPSAKGWSKAFNTCGSHLITVDFFYGFGLLTHVKPSSAESLGQWKHFSVFYTNVVPMLNPLVYSLRNKDVKLGVKKILKRI; encoded by the coding sequence ATGGCTCTGGACAATGACTCTTCAGTGACTGGGTTTATCCTAATGGGATTAACAGACCAACCTCAACTCCAGCTGCTCCTGTTTTTTCTGTTCTTGGTGAACTATGTGGCCACTGTGGTGGGGAATTTGTGCTTAATTATTCTTATTTGCCTCAATTCCCACCTTCACactcccatgtactttttcctcttcaACCTGTCCTTCATTGATCTCTGCTATTCATTTGTCTTTACCCCCAAAATGCTCACGAGTTTTAATTCAGAGAGGAACATCATCTCCTTTGCAGGATGCATGGCTCAgctatttttcttctgcttctttgtcAACTCTGAGTGCTATGTGCTGACAGCCATGGCCTACGATCGCTACGTGGCCATCTGTAAGCCCCTGCTGTACACTGTGACCATGTCCCCTCAGGTGTGCTTCCTGCTAATGTCTGCTTCATATGTGTTGGGGTTTGCTGGTGCGATGGCTCACACTGGGTGCATGATCAGGCTGACGTTTTGTGATTCCAACATCATCGACCACTACATGTGTGACATCTTCCCCCTGCTCCAGCTCTCCTGCAGCAGCACCTATGCCAATGAGCTTGTGGCTTCTATTATTGTGGGCTCAGTCATCATAGTATCGAGTGTTGTTATCTTTATCTCATATGCTCTTATTCTTTTCAATGTCCTTCACATGCCATCTGCTAAGGGCTGGTCCAAAGCCTTCAATACCTGTGGCTCCCACTTAATAACTGTTGACTTTTTCTATGGATTTGGGCTGCTCACTCATGTCAAGCCATCATCTGCTGAGTCTTTGGGTCAGTGGAaacatttttcagtgttttatacCAATGTGGTACCCATGCTGAACCCCCTTGTCTATAGCCTCAGAAACAAAGATGTCAAACTTGGTgtgaagaaaatcctgaaaagaatATGA
- the LOC143644974 gene encoding olfactory receptor 8B8-like, whose product MAIGNGSFVSEFILVGLTDNPDLQLPLFFLFLAMYMVTVFGNLGLITLIGLNSHLHTPMYFFLLNLSFIDLCYSSVITPKMLINFISRKNIISYISCMIQLYFFCSFGISECHVLTSMAYDRYVAITNPLLYNIAMSPKVCCNLMFGSYLMAFSSSMADTVCMQRLTFCDSNTINHYFCYILPVLQLSCTSTFVNELVVYIVSVISIIIPSLTIFISYGFILCSILRINSIEGKFKAFSTCSSHIMAVSLFFGSCAFMYLQPSSARSMNEGKISSVFYTTVVPMMNPLIYSLRNKDVILALRKTLKRRMI is encoded by the coding sequence ATGGCTATTGGAAATGGCTCTTTCgtgtctgaattcattctggTGGGATTAACAGACAACCCAGATCTCCAACTCCCCCTGTTTTTCCTGTTTCTAGCAATGTATATGGTCACCGTGTTTGGAAACTTGGGTTTGATAACTCTGATTGGGCTGAATTCCcaccttcacacccccatgtactttttcctccttAACTTGTCCTTCATAGACCTCTGTTATTCTTCTGTTATTACTCCCAAAATGCTGATCAACTTTATATCAAGGAAGAATATTATCTCCTATATTTCATGCATGATCCAGctctattttttctgttcttttggcaTCTCGGAGTGCCACGTGCTGACATCCATGGCCTATGATCGCTATGTGGCCATCACTAACCCACTTTTATATAACATAGCCATGTCCCCTAAAGTGTGCTGCAATCTTATGTTTGGTTCATACCTGATGGCATTTTCTAGTTCGATGGCTGACACTGTATGCATGCAGAGACTAACCTTCTGTGATAGTAACACCATCAACCATTATTTCTGTTACATCCTTCCTGTGCTCCAGCTCTCCTGCACGAGCACCTTTGTCAATGAGCTGGTGGTCTACATTGTGTCAGTTATCAGCATCATCATACCCAGTCTCACCATCTTTATCTCTTATGGTTTCATTCTCTGCAGCATCCTCCGCATCAATTCCATTGAGGGCAAGTTCAAAGCTTTCAGCACCTGCAGTTCCCACATAATGGctgtttctctgttctttggaTCCTGTGCATTTATGTATCTCCAACCATCTTCTGCCAGGTCTATGAATGAGGGAAAAATCTCTTCTGTGTTTTACACCACTGTTGTTCCTATGATGAACCCCTTAATCTACAGCTTGAGAAATAAAGATGTAATTCTTGCCCTaaggaaaaccctgaaaagaAGAATGATTTAA